The following coding sequences lie in one Deltaproteobacteria bacterium genomic window:
- a CDS encoding carboxypeptidase regulatory-like domain-containing protein produces MSRSIGHGSFIRAATALVVLAACTPPKANGECAWDGECEASQLCNLQTARCIERARRAVSLEVLPPSGNKQGWVQQEYPSVRRENDGRLLLKLDETVSIQGKVYASDQPSWGVPARILAWRESLLTGRPRVQLESAAVDGKAEEAAGFVVWVGLGQTHTFYVSPSEPFAASYPPAPQGSIRATDHVQRDFVLDGGDRSTLVTGKVLSSNGAPLPFSVQVRAHAPATWLRSTVGLTCSLDTPERCDGGKFQSEQAGEFAFRIPAGIHPYVLRVENVALSAARLEDLEKRAGSRPLPFVPTLECQTRVLGLLEPIPDGKPRHRLGDSLRLPPFAFARFYRISVVGDDGRPVTGARVRMSTTLTAKAGAGFEGCTAHFERTGTTGAEGKVNLPLLPGDAKERTYQVLVTPPADSAYASRVIASFGVGATGGEVATPITLGRRHVVSGRVVGPDGKGVAGAAVEAVGMALARSAPLSPPPTTSAAVTSDDGSFTLHADSGSYNVLLTPPAGSGLAASTMVSLQVAGGLEGLLFELPPPVGIVGRLEDAKGKPAGGFMVRAFDLLPDALGPAGIPASFRAVAQAAAVTDANGEFRLLLPTPR; encoded by the coding sequence ATGAGCCGATCGATCGGACATGGGTCGTTTATCCGCGCGGCCACGGCGCTCGTCGTACTGGCCGCATGCACACCGCCCAAGGCGAACGGTGAGTGCGCCTGGGATGGGGAGTGCGAGGCGTCCCAGTTGTGCAACCTGCAGACAGCCCGCTGCATCGAGCGCGCGCGACGGGCGGTGTCGCTCGAGGTATTGCCACCGAGCGGCAACAAGCAGGGCTGGGTGCAGCAGGAGTACCCCTCGGTGCGCCGCGAGAACGATGGCCGGCTGCTGCTGAAGCTGGACGAGACGGTATCGATCCAGGGCAAGGTCTACGCTTCGGACCAGCCCTCGTGGGGAGTCCCGGCGCGCATCCTCGCCTGGCGCGAGTCGTTGCTCACCGGGCGCCCTCGGGTGCAGCTGGAGAGCGCGGCCGTCGATGGAAAGGCCGAGGAGGCGGCCGGATTCGTCGTGTGGGTAGGGCTGGGGCAAACCCACACGTTCTACGTCTCACCGTCCGAGCCGTTCGCCGCGTCGTACCCGCCGGCCCCGCAGGGCAGCATTCGTGCGACGGACCACGTGCAGCGGGACTTCGTCCTCGACGGAGGAGATCGTTCGACCCTCGTGACGGGGAAGGTCCTGAGCTCGAATGGCGCGCCGCTTCCCTTCAGCGTCCAGGTTCGCGCGCACGCGCCGGCGACCTGGCTTCGATCCACCGTCGGCCTGACCTGCAGCCTCGATACGCCGGAGCGCTGCGACGGGGGGAAGTTCCAGAGTGAACAGGCGGGCGAGTTCGCTTTCCGCATCCCGGCGGGGATCCATCCCTACGTCCTGCGCGTCGAGAACGTCGCGCTGTCTGCGGCCCGGCTCGAGGACCTCGAGAAGCGTGCGGGGAGTCGCCCACTGCCCTTCGTCCCCACCCTGGAATGCCAGACGCGGGTCCTCGGCCTTCTGGAGCCCATCCCCGACGGGAAACCGCGCCACAGGCTGGGAGACTCCCTGAGGCTCCCGCCGTTCGCCTTCGCGCGCTTCTATCGGATCAGCGTCGTCGGTGACGACGGCCGGCCGGTCACGGGCGCTCGGGTCCGGATGAGCACCACCCTCACGGCCAAGGCGGGAGCCGGCTTCGAAGGGTGCACGGCGCATTTCGAGCGCACGGGGACCACCGGCGCCGAGGGGAAGGTGAACCTGCCCCTTCTGCCCGGAGACGCAAAGGAACGGACGTATCAGGTGCTCGTCACGCCTCCGGCGGACAGCGCGTACGCGAGTCGGGTGATCGCCTCGTTCGGAGTCGGCGCCACGGGGGGCGAGGTGGCCACGCCGATCACTCTCGGTCGACGACACGTCGTCTCGGGCCGCGTCGTCGGCCCGGATGGCAAGGGTGTCGCAGGTGCGGCCGTGGAGGCGGTCGGCATGGCCCTGGCGCGAAGCGCCCCCTTGAGCCCTCCGCCCACCACCTCCGCCGCCGTCACCTCGGACGACGGCTCCTTCACGCTTCACGCGGACTCCGGCTCGTACAACGTGCTCTTGACCCCGCCGGCAGGCTCCGGGCTGGCGGCCTCGACCATGGTGAGCCTTCAGGTCGCGGGCGGGCTGGAGGGGCTGCTCTTCGAGTTGCCGCCTCCGGTCGGCATCGTGGGCCGGCTCGAAGACGCCAAGGGGAAGCCCGCCGGGGGTTTCATGGTACGCGCCTTCGACCTCCTTCCGGATGCGCTCGGCCCCGCGGGCATCCCGGCGTCCTTTCGAGCGGTGGCCCAGGCCGCGGCTGTCACGGATGCGAACGGGGAATTCCGGCTGTTGCTGCCGACTCCGCGCTGA